The proteins below are encoded in one region of Mya arenaria isolate MELC-2E11 chromosome 15, ASM2691426v1:
- the LOC128219681 gene encoding uncharacterized protein LOC128219681, producing MTATDSARPYPGYKKETAPLSPGPAARVKPEASSNANKARGTFELKYGAKTTRTPKPEPKCQSNSARQNYEAGKGTVGKLFGGRPTPRLNLGTLAAPRVKPEAEATATLHAGGRTKELFHKQGKLQLSPQAAPRVKQEAESIAEEHKGGRMENLIHDPKKLPASDRPVPRVKQEAEKTAQLGAGPRMNKYIHKYATPLSSRAVPRVRPEAEDIAQSHEGKPVAKLLNSYGNNTPSARPAPRVKPEAEQMAEPHKGGRMKCLVHSPGRLPSSNRPVPRVKDDAYDNAELDKGKQVGRLLYEYGSPASSRPASRVTSEGEENYRKSQGTMSVLMGSYGRLPQSSRGVARITSAGEEIARKSMGGRMSWLLAGGKKG from the coding sequence ATGACAGCGACTGACTCGGCACGCCCATACCCGGGATATAAAAAGGAAACAGCTCCTCTTTCCCCTGGTCCAGCAGCTCGTGTGAAACCGGAAGCTTCTAGTAATGCCAATAAAGCTCGTGGTACTTTTGAGCTTAAATACGGAGCCAAGACTACACGGACGCCAAAACCGGAGCCAAAATGTCAGAGTAATTCTGCCCGACAGAATTACGAGGCCGGAAAAGGAACAGTCGGTAAGCTGTTTGGCGGACGCCCTACTCCGCGCTTAAACCTAGGAACGTTGGCGGCACCACGTGTTAAGCCGGAAGCGGAGGCTACCGCCACTTTACATGCAGGAGGTAGAACGAAAGAACTTTTTCACAAGCAAGGGAAGCTCCAATTATCGCCACAGGCAGCCCCGAGAGTTAAACAGGAAGCGGAATCGATCGCAGAAGAACATAAGGGAGGACGGATGGAGAATCTTATCCATGATCCAAAAAAGTTACCAGCGTCGGATCGCCCTGTCCCTAGGGTGAAACAGGAAGCCGAAAAAACTGCTCAGCTCGGAGCGGGACCAAGAATGAATAAGTACATCCACAAATACGCCACGCCGTTATCCTCGCGAGCTGTGCCGAGGGTGCGACCGGAAGCTGAAGACATTGCGCAAAGTCATGAAGGAAAGCCGGTCGCAAAGCTTCTTAATTCCTATGGGAATAACACTCCCTCAGCTCGACCCGCTCCAAGGGTCAAACCGGAAGCGGAACAAATGGCAGAACCGCACAAAGGTGGCCGTATGAAGTGTCTTGTGCATAGTCCCGGGCGGCTTCCGAGCTCGAACCGCCCCGTGCCACGGGTCAAGGACGATGCATATGACAATGCTGAACTTGACAAGGGGAAACAAGTCGGCCGCCTCTTGTACGAGTACGGCTCCCCGGCGTCCTCCCGGCCAGCATCGCGCGTGACGTCAGAGGGGGAAGAAAATTATAGAAAGTCACAGGGGACCATGAGCGTGCTTATGGGAAGTTATGGTAGACTTCCGCAATCCAGTCGTGGGGTTGCGCGGATTACCTCGGCGGGAGAGGAAATTGCAAGAAAGAGCATGGGAGGCAGGATGTCGTGGCTTCTAGCAGGCGGCAAAAAAGGCTAA
- the LOC128219682 gene encoding apidaecins type 73-like — MTDSKPRPYPGYNPEGVDNSPRQVARVKPEAEGFANRGHGSLDLFARTPRYIDDPQPEPRCPGNSARRNYEVGRHGTVNALLYGQATPRADYEPAPRVKSEAEPIAEAHKGRATSALLNSYGHLPTDDPSVPRVKPEAEDTAEQHKGGRMNCLLHDPKKLPNSARPVPRVKTEAAMTADQGKGGQMNKTMHSYGSSSSRQTYAPRVKPEASENAEKGKGYMGTLFGKYGKLPTDVQPVPKVRGEGGENMNLDQGGRMSRLMYEGSRLPQDPKPPPRANTKSAKNILKASRGQMAQIFAEQGKRQTVAKAGVRSSSALGVY; from the coding sequence ATGACAGACTCTAAACCACGCCCCTATCCAGGTTATAATCCAGAAGGGGTGGACAACAGTCCGAGGCAAGTGGCTCGTGTCAAACCGGAAGCTGAGGGTTTTGCAAATAGAGGTCATGGTTCACTGGACTTATTTGCAAGAACTCCAAGATATATTGATGATCCACAGCCAGAACCAAGATGCCCTGGTAATTCTGCGCGACGGAATTACGAAGTTGGGCGTCATGGGACTGTCAATGCCCTATTGTATGGTCAGGCAACTCCACGGGCTGACTACGAACCTGCCCCACGTGTTAAGAGTGAAGCAGAGCCTATTGCTGAGGCTCATAAGGGTAGAGCTACCTCGGCTTTACTAAATTCTTATGGACATTTGCCGACAGATGATCCCAGTGTACCCAGAGTAAAACCGGAAGCAGAAGACACTGCAGAGCAACATAAGGGTGGAAGGATGAACTGTTTATTGCATGACCCGAAAAAGCTCCCTAATTCAGCTCGCCCTGTCCCTAGGGTTAAAACTGAGGCTGCAATGACAGCCGATCAAGGTAAAGGAGGACAAATGAATAAGACCATGCACAGTTATGGTTCTTCATCATCTAGACAAACATATGCACCGAGGGTGAAACCGGAAGCATCAGAAAATGCTGAGAAAGGCAAAGGCTACATGGGGACCCTGTTTGGAAAGTATGGCAAGCTCCCCACAGACGTGCAACCGGTCCCAAAAGTCCGCGGGGAGGGAGGGGAGAACATGAACCTAGACCAAGGCGGTCGAATGTCACGACTTATGTATGAGGGGAGCCGGCTTCCACAGGACCCTAAACCGCCACCAAGGGCAAACACCAAGTCCGCTAAGAATATATTAAAGGCCAGTAGGGGTCAGATGGCTCAGATATTCGCTGAGCAGGGTAAAAGACAAACTGTTGCAAAAGCAGGTGTGCGTTCGTCCTCAGCTTTGGGGGTTTACTAG
- the LOC128220131 gene encoding aspartate and serine-rich protein-like: protein MPTTTPSQPKTTPSLTTTTPSMPTTSQSLPSTTPSQPKTTPSLTTTTPSMPITTPSLPTTTPNNNTKHADNDTKHAENHTKPADNDTKSDDNDTKHADNGTKPAVNDTKPAENDTKSDDNDTKHADNDTKSDDNDTKHADNDTKPADNNTKHADNDTKHADNDTKPADNDIKPVANLHQAC, encoded by the exons atgccgacaacgacaccaagccAGCCGAAAACGACACCAAGTCTgacgacaacgacaccaagcATGCCGACAACGTCACAAAGCCTGCCGTCAACGACACCAAGCCAGCCGAAAACGACACCAAGTCTgacgacaacgacaccaagcATGCCGATAACGACACCAAGCCTgccgacaacgacaccaa ACAACAACACAAAGCATgccgacaacgacaccaagcATGCCGAAAACCACACCAAGCCTgccgacaacgacaccaagtctgacgacaacgacaccaagcATGCCGACAACGGCACAAAGCCTGCCGTCAACGACACCAAGCCAGCCGAAAACGACACCAAGTCTgacgacaacgacaccaagcATGCCGATAACGACACCAAGTCTGACGACAACGATACCAAGCATGCCGATAACGACACCAAGCCTGCCGACAACAACACAAAGCATgccgacaacgacaccaagcatgccgacaacgacaccaagcctGCCGACAACGACATAAAGCCTGTCGCCAATTTACACCAAGCCTGCTGA